One genomic region from Microcella humidisoli encodes:
- a CDS encoding LpqB family beta-propeller domain-containing protein, with protein MTMRERSRHLRRLLLALAVVPALLLTGCVSVPFSGGVELGGEIDSGVDVDVDFLPSGPSAGATQEEILRDFLAATTAAQNNYRIARSYLADDVADAWNPYASTLVRSREGSVERTNDTTLTYSVPIVAAVDEVGRYSVADDAATQTLPPFRFVEQDGEWRIAELGDGILISQQAFPSAFSQHALFYWDAAFRNLVPDLRWFPSRSEVATRIVRAVLEPPTSWLGQGATVSAIPEGTALALAPVSVAGGIAQIDLTSEVLSLSDRERQRLRLQLAASLRAVSGVVGVQITVDQNAVAIPEWTSGSPDIVPQVDPRLLLGTEDQFGFATGGEIEPVGTLSARVLELGATAVSLAPSQTLAAVLTPDGVFAVRSGDSPPVLLDARERLVAPSIDGYQFVWSAPSSSSAEIRATELDGTVHVVEAALPADARIVSLEISRDDARVLLMLDGAGGPRLVHAAVIRDEASGVPVRLGELRDLPLNGDTAVDATWVDEVRVASVTRSDDQSLVELHELGGRSRPLGLPPGPVQIVGGNSGVDGIRVLGADGIVFEPRGSGWQNAGLRASFLGTQQ; from the coding sequence GCTGCGTCTCGGTGCCGTTCTCGGGCGGCGTCGAGCTCGGCGGCGAGATCGACTCGGGCGTCGACGTGGACGTCGACTTCTTGCCCTCCGGCCCCTCGGCGGGCGCGACGCAAGAAGAGATTCTGCGCGACTTCCTCGCGGCGACGACGGCGGCGCAGAACAACTACCGCATCGCCCGCTCGTACTTGGCCGACGACGTCGCCGACGCCTGGAACCCGTACGCGAGCACGCTCGTGCGCAGTCGCGAGGGATCCGTCGAGCGCACGAACGACACGACCCTCACCTACAGTGTTCCGATCGTCGCCGCGGTCGACGAGGTCGGGCGCTACTCGGTCGCCGACGACGCCGCGACGCAGACGCTGCCGCCGTTCCGCTTCGTCGAGCAGGACGGCGAGTGGCGAATCGCCGAGCTCGGCGACGGCATCCTCATCTCGCAGCAGGCGTTCCCGAGCGCGTTCAGCCAGCACGCCCTCTTCTACTGGGACGCCGCCTTCCGCAATCTCGTGCCCGATCTGCGGTGGTTCCCCTCGCGGTCTGAGGTCGCGACGCGCATCGTGCGCGCCGTGCTCGAGCCGCCGACGAGCTGGCTCGGCCAGGGGGCGACGGTGTCGGCGATTCCCGAGGGCACCGCGCTGGCACTCGCCCCCGTCTCGGTGGCCGGAGGCATCGCGCAGATCGACCTCACGAGCGAGGTGCTGTCGCTGAGCGACCGCGAGCGGCAGCGTCTTCGCCTGCAGCTCGCGGCGAGCCTGCGCGCGGTCAGCGGCGTCGTCGGCGTGCAGATCACCGTCGACCAGAACGCGGTCGCCATCCCCGAGTGGACCTCGGGCTCGCCCGACATCGTGCCGCAGGTCGACCCGCGCTTGCTGCTGGGCACGGAGGACCAGTTCGGCTTCGCGACCGGCGGCGAGATCGAGCCCGTCGGCACGCTCAGCGCGCGCGTGCTCGAGCTGGGAGCGACGGCCGTCTCGCTCGCGCCCAGCCAGACGCTGGCCGCGGTGTTGACCCCCGATGGTGTCTTCGCCGTGCGCTCGGGCGACTCGCCCCCCGTGCTGCTCGACGCGCGCGAGCGGCTCGTCGCACCGAGCATCGACGGCTACCAGTTCGTGTGGTCGGCCCCGTCGAGCTCGTCGGCCGAGATTCGCGCGACCGAGCTCGACGGCACCGTGCACGTCGTCGAGGCCGCCCTGCCCGCCGACGCGCGCATCGTCTCCCTCGAGATCTCGCGCGATGACGCGCGCGTGCTGCTCATGCTCGACGGCGCAGGCGGACCGCGCCTCGTGCATGCCGCCGTCATCCGCGACGAAGCGTCGGGCGTGCCCGTGCGGCTCGGCGAGCTGCGCGATCTGCCGCTCAACGGCGACACGGCCGTCGACGCCACCTGGGTCGACGAGGTGCGCGTCGCGTCGGTCACGCGCAGCGATGACCAGTCGCTCGTCGAGCTGCACGAGCTCGGAGGCCGCAGCCGGCCGCTCGGCCTCCCGCCGGGCCCGGTGCAGATCGTTGGCGGCAACTCCGGCGTCGATGGCATTCGCGTGCTCGGCGCCGATGGCATCGTCTTCGAGCCGCGCGGCTCGGGCTGGCAGAACGCGGGGCTGCGCGCCTCGTTCCTCGGCACGCAGCAGTAG
- a CDS encoding ComF family protein, producing MVDTRSLIGAALAEAWALIAPVYCAGCGAPDRALCAACAPALRSRLRCAPLESSSRSALPVGPPVLAPLTVVAALPYAGVVRATLLGLKHEGRTELARSLAAPLRDAVTAAWSGSGAELLVPVPGSRAGAARRGFAPVALIARRAGLAVVPALRAASSASEQKGLSLDERLAIDEGRWRASDRVQGRRVLLVDDVVTSGATLRAAARALRAAGAEVAGAAAIAATPRRRGVSSIPWRFMADDD from the coding sequence ATGGTCGACACCCGCTCCCTCATCGGCGCGGCGCTCGCCGAGGCCTGGGCGCTCATCGCCCCCGTCTACTGCGCGGGATGCGGTGCTCCCGACCGCGCGCTGTGCGCGGCGTGCGCTCCCGCGCTGCGATCGCGGCTCCGGTGCGCCCCCCTCGAGTCGTCCTCCCGCTCCGCGCTCCCGGTCGGGCCGCCCGTCCTCGCCCCGCTCACGGTCGTGGCCGCCCTGCCCTACGCGGGCGTGGTGCGCGCGACGCTGCTCGGCCTCAAGCACGAGGGCCGCACGGAGCTCGCACGCTCGCTCGCGGCCCCGCTGCGCGACGCCGTCACCGCGGCGTGGAGCGGCTCGGGCGCCGAGCTGCTCGTGCCGGTTCCCGGCTCACGCGCGGGCGCGGCACGACGAGGGTTCGCCCCCGTCGCGCTCATCGCCCGTCGAGCAGGGCTCGCGGTCGTGCCCGCGCTGCGTGCGGCGTCGAGCGCGAGCGAGCAGAAGGGGCTGAGCCTCGACGAGCGCCTCGCGATCGATGAGGGGCGCTGGCGCGCGTCGGACCGCGTGCAGGGCCGCCGCGTGCTGCTCGTCGACGACGTCGTGACGAGCGGTGCCACGCTGCGCGCGGCCGCGCGCGCCCTGCGCGCGGCTGGCGCCGAGGTCGCGGGCGCCGCTGCGATCGCCGCGACGCCGCGTCGACGAGGCGTGTCGAGCATCCCCTGGAGATTCATGGCTGACGATGACTAA
- the hpf gene encoding ribosome hibernation-promoting factor, HPF/YfiA family, whose translation MDITITGRNIGITDRFRDYATEKAEKIEHLADRAQVLEIKVSRHHEKGGGRAPDDRVEMTLIGPGPVVRAESPGSDKYVAFDLAIDKLLERLRRAKDKRKVHRGNHRPVSLHEASADGFTALDITPADPEIIQKVATGAIPVQEAVEEAEEIYSPVVVRQKVFPAAAMTVDEAVDQLELVGHDFFLFIDAATDRPSVVYRRQGWNYGVIGLEAEQPVAAAAGRRGR comes from the coding sequence GTGGACATCACCATCACCGGACGCAACATCGGCATCACCGACCGGTTCCGCGACTACGCGACTGAGAAGGCCGAGAAGATCGAGCACCTCGCCGATCGTGCCCAGGTGCTGGAGATCAAGGTCTCTCGTCATCACGAGAAGGGCGGCGGCCGCGCCCCGGATGATCGCGTCGAGATGACGCTCATCGGCCCCGGCCCCGTCGTGCGGGCCGAATCGCCGGGCAGTGACAAGTACGTCGCGTTCGACCTCGCGATCGACAAGCTGCTCGAACGGCTGCGTCGGGCGAAAGACAAGCGCAAGGTGCACCGCGGCAATCACCGGCCGGTCTCGTTGCACGAGGCCTCGGCCGATGGCTTCACCGCCCTCGACATCACGCCGGCCGATCCCGAGATCATCCAGAAGGTCGCGACGGGGGCGATCCCCGTGCAGGAGGCCGTGGAGGAGGCCGAAGAGATCTACTCGCCCGTCGTCGTGCGGCAGAAGGTGTTTCCGGCGGCCGCGATGACCGTCGACGAGGCGGTCGACCAGCTCGAACTCGTCGGGCACGACTTCTTCCTCTTCATCGATGCCGCCACCGACCGCCCGAGCGTCGTCTACCGGCGCCAGGGCTGGAACTACGGCGTCATCGGCCTCGAGGCCGAACAGCCGGTCGCGGCCGCCGCGGGGCGCCGCGGTCGCTGA